In the genome of Cryptomeria japonica chromosome 8, Sugi_1.0, whole genome shotgun sequence, one region contains:
- the LOC131041554 gene encoding protein DETOXIFICATION 27-like, giving the protein MADSLQDPLIHDKQNGDEEISCNLQEGDESGSVVCSRYLGRRIANESKKIWAIAGPAIFSRMALYGTSIVSQAFVGHLGELELAAFAIATTVIVGFNFGLFLGMASALETICGQAFGVRQYHLLGLYMQRAWIVLFGVAILLLPMYIFATPILKILGQSDEIAELTGKLSIWLIPLHFAYVFYFPAQRFFQTQLKNMVIAWISAASFVLHVFLSWLFIFKLEMGLIGSAITLNLAWWMPTFGLILYATCGVCPRTWTGLSRDAFSDLWAFFKLSAASGVMLCLESWYYRILVLLTGNLPDSKVAIDSLSICMSINGFEMMIPLGFFAATGVRVANELGAGNGKGAKFAVIVSAITSTMIGLVFCLLIILLRGEFPLIFTSSTIIIDAVSKLSLLLGFTVLLNSIQPVLSGVAVGSGWQSYVAYINIGCYYVIGVPFGVMLCWMFKLGVLGIWTGMICGTAVQTIVLAFIVYRCDWDKAVNAKSQFHCLAAEAMDRVNKWSPEDSS; this is encoded by the exons ATGGCGGACTCTTTACAAGATCCACTTATTCATGACAAGCAGAATGGGGATGAAGAAATTTCATGTAATTTGCAGGAGGGCGATGAAAGTGGGTCAGTGGTGTGCTCGAGATACTTGGGAAGGAGGATTGCAAATGAATCAAAGAAAATATGGGCAATTGCAGGGCCTGCCATATTTAGTCGCATGGCTCTGTATGGGACAAGCATTGTGAGTCAGGCTTTTGTAGGACACCTGGGAGAATTGGAATTGGCTGCCTTTGCCATAGCTACTACTGTCATTGTGGGATTCAACTTTGGACTCTTT TTAGGCATGGCAAGCGCCCTGGAGACCATATGTGGCCAGGCTTTTGGGGTTCGGCAATATCATTTGCTAGGATTGTATATGCAGCGAGCGTGGATTGTCCTCTTTGGTGTTGCAATTCTTCTCTTACCAATGTATATATTTGCAACCCccatcttgaagatccttggacaGTCAGATGAAATTGCTGAATTAACAGGAAAACTTTCAATCTGGCTCATTCCTCTACACTTTGCATATGTATTCTACTTTCCAGCCCAGAGATTTTTTCAGACCCAGTTGAAGAACATGGTCATTGCGTGGATCTCTGCAGCCTCTTTTGTGCTCCACGTTTTTCTGAGTTGGCTTTTTATTTTTAAACTTGAGATGGGGTTGATTGGTTCTGCAATTACATTGAATTTGGCATGGTGGATGCCCACATTCGGCCTAATTCTTTATGCCACCTGTGGGGTTTGCCCACGGACATGGACAGGTCTGTCTAGAGACGCTTTCTCAGACTTGTGGGCTTTTTTCAAGCTTTCTGCTGCATCCGGTGTCATGCTATG TTTAGAAAGTTGGTATTACAGAATACTGGTCCTCCTAACAGGAAATTTGCCAGATTCAAAAGTTGCCATTGATTCTCTTTCTATCTG CATGAGCATCAATGGATTTGAGATGATGATACCACTTGGTTTTTTTGCTGCTACCGG TGTGAGGGTAGCCAATGAGCTGGGGGCTGGAAATGGCAAAGGAGCCAAATTTGCAGTTATTGTCTCTGCAATTACTTCAACCATGATAGGCCTTGTTTTTTGTTTGCTCATAATTCTGCTTCGCGGGGAATTTCCTCTGATTTTCACAAGTAGTACCATAATTATAGATGCAGTTTCTAAACTGTCACTTTTGTTGGGCTTTACTGTGCTCCTTAACAGCATTCAGCCAGTGCTTTCAG GGGTAGCGGTTGGATCAGGCTGGCAATCCTACGTTGCTTACATCAATATTGGATGTTACTATGTGATCGGTGTCCCATTTGGTgttatgctttgttggatgtttaaACTGGGGGTTTTG GGAATATGGACAGGAATGATATGTGGGACAGCAGTTCAGACCATTGTTCTGGCTTTTATTGTGTATCGGTGTGACTGGGACAAAGCGGtaaatgctaaatctcaatttcatTGCCTT GCTGCTGAAGCCATGGATAGAGTCAATAAATGGTCTCCAGAGGATTCGTCCTAA